The segment tttcaaaatttcttcatcaatggtgTTTACTTTCCAAGCAGCAGTAATGGTCTTTGGTTTAGTCAAGAAAGTAACACCAGCTTTACCATAGAAGTTCAAATCACCCAAGAATGATCCTCTTGAACCAGTGAATGAAAACATTGGCAAAGGCACTGGAATTGGAATGTTAACACCAACTTGTCCAACGTCAATTCTCTTGGTGAAATATTGAGCTGATCCACCGTTTGAAGTGAAGATAGAGACACCATTACCATATTTGTTTGCATTAATTAATTCAAtagcttcatcaatagtATCGACATTAACAACGGAAAGAACTGGAGCAAagatttcttcatcataagCCCTAAGACCTGGTTTGACATTGGTTAAAATAGTAGGGGCTAAGAAGTTACCATTGGCAAATTTGGAGTCTTTTGGCTTGTATCCTCTACCATCCAATTCTAATTTAGCACCGTTGGCAACTGAATCTTCGATAATCTCCTCCGCTCTCTTTAAAGATTCTGGGTTAACCAATGGGCCTAAATCTGATGATGGGTCAAAACCGGAACCAGTAACCAATTTGCTGGCATCTTTGATAATATCTTGAATCCATTCTTTAGTCTTTCCAACAGTAACCAAGACACTGATAGCCATACACCTTTGACCTGCAGCACCAAAAGCAGCACCATTCAAtgcattgataaattgttgttttggaGCATCTGGTAAAACAACCAAATGGTTCTTGGCACCCAAGTTGGCTTGAACTCTTTTACCTAAAGCGGAACCCTTTTCGTAAATGTACTTACCAGCCTTGTCACCACCGACAAAGGTCAATGCTTTGATTCTTGGatcttcaaccaatttgttAACAGTGGCGTGTTTACCATGGACAATGTTAATAACTCCTGGTGGGACACCTGCTTTGGCAGCCAATTCGCAGATAACCATGGCAGCACCTGGAACTCTTTCTGAGGGCTTGATAACAGCTGTGTTACCAGTAACCAAGACCAATGGCAATGACCACAATGGAACCATGGCTGGGAAGTTGAATGGACAAATAGAACCAATAACACCCAATGGTTCTCTAATCATCTTGGTTTCCATATCAGTACTGACTTCCAAGGTCTCACCCTTCAAGTCATTAGTGATGTTACAAGCCTGTTCAGCAACTTGTAATCCTCTAAGAACATCACCTTGTGCATCAGCAAATGTTTTACCTTGTTCCAAAACAATCATACCGGCCAAACGGTCCATGTTTTCTCTCAACAAAGCAGcaaatttgaaagcaaTACTTTGTCTTTTAATAATACTGGTATCTCTCCATCCAGGGAAAGCTTTGTGAGCGCTGGCAATAGCTTCGTCTAATTCACTTTCAGTAGATTGGGGTACTTTAGAAACGACATTATTGGTGGCTGGATCATGAATGTCAAACCATTCAGTAGATTCAGATTTGATAAACTCATTGTTGAGGAAACTTGGAGTCAAATATGGTTCAGTTCCCTTTTCGGTATGGTCCTTTGGGTATGATGAaagtgttgatgataaagaaaTACCAGTTTTTGATCTAATGGCTTGTAAATTTAATGATTTCTTGGCTACTTGAAGTGAGCCTCTGGTTTTTAAAACTCTAGACAACATGGTTATCGTTGGTGGTGGAATAGGTATATGGGATGtaggaaaagaagaaaaattagTGTAAAgagatttttcaattccgTATTGAATTAATTTGTAAATCGGGGGTTTTTATACTTCTTCATTGTTTACTAACGGTTACAGATATTTTATGCTTTAGGATATCGATATCCGCTAATTATTTTACTCCTGCATGTAATGTTATATATGACACTAATAATGGAgaacttgaaaaaaaattttgcgGGGACGTGGAAATATATACCCATTGATAAAGAATGTTACAATGCACGGAAGAGGGCAATCATTGTAAATCTTGTGAATGACGTTTTAGAGTTGTCGGATCAATGATTTCCCTAGTGTCGTACCTAAGGATAAAGCTTTCGTGCGTTGCAACGATGAGATTAGCCTTGGATATTGTAAAATTCAGTGTCCCTTATTGTCATTATTAGTCGCACTTGCATAAACGAGACCAAACATAGCTAAGGACTAATGGAAGTGCAAAGATTCAAACCAATATTATTCATCTTATCAACTCTAAACAGTAGCTACAGTGTAGTTGCCATAACGATTAAAATTGTCATAGTGTTTTTGCAGCTAACGTCTTTAGATGGGCCTCTTTGTGAAGGTTAGTCCTTAAATTATTTGGTTCTGCCGCAGTACGGAAAATTATAATGGATTATTTTATCCCAACTCGGTAATCGTCGCGTGCTAGCAAGATCCATCCCGAAAAgtccaatttttttgagTCCTATCAAGCTGTGAGGATACTCTGTCGGTGAACCAACATGTACTGGTGTACTACAAGCAACTTGACAGACATCATTACCTTTTTTTAATGTTCTCTACAGCAGTCTTTCCAACGATCCAGCCAATCTTgatcttttgcaacaaccTATTTTAGCGCGCATTATCCGTTTTTCATCTCTTATGTTACCGACTTTTTCCGCTTTTATCCGGCCCATATTTAAATATTTCGCAACCGCCATGCAAAAAAACACCCTTTAACGAGGTTATTCCTTCGAAACTTCCCTGATGACTATACAAACTCAATAAgaaagtttgttgatgctaCCGCGTTCGAAGATTCACAACCTACCTCAACGTTTCTTTTGGTGCTTACACTGTCAATTTGAGTACACCTTCACAATTGATAGCTCGTAAAGATATTAAAGCACGTGATAGATACCTACACCAAGTAGCTACGTTGTGGTATGTGGTATTTTCGGAAAACAAAATCTCAAGATGTAAAATATTAAAACACCAGAATCAATTTTAAATGCTCTACGCCAAGTAAATTGGGGCCCCAACTTTATGGAAAAATTCCTTCAACTTGAGCTAACATTTGTAACTTTTATCACGTTTCTCGTATGCGGCGTGTTCTAGTTTTTCGTCTTTCCATAGCGGTATGTAACTCTTTTAGTGAGTTAAATCGTCGAGACGTTCCAAATTAAACTTGGTAATGATATCTTCGAGCACTTAATATAGGGAGTCTTGTATTTTGGATTGGCATAAATCCCAATATTGGGAGCAATCATAAGAGTACCATTGGGTGTTGCTAACTAGTCTATATCTCTTGTCTTCACCTACTAACAGTTCAGGGGTCCAACTAAGTTTAAAGTTGTACAAAACGGTCAAATATTCGATCGATTTTAAGTACCTCATAATACACTCAAACACAATTGCTCAATCAATTTTACATTTCTACTTTCGTATGTCTAAGCAGATTGCTAAAACGCCATAGCTAGGAAGCTTATAGTACTTGGTCTCACTTTCGAAAAGTATAAGATAACTTGCTTATAAGGAGCCACCTTACATTTTAGCAATAGTAAGTGATTTCAGGGTGAATATGTGTTTTTTCCTTACTGATTAATGACTGCAGGGAACCCAGCAGTTATTCTTCAACGTTACCAATAACTCTCTTTAAGCCTTGGCAGGCTCTTCttgtaatttcaaaaatttttatgGGACGGAAGGGTGCTGATTGGATAACGGGGCTTCTTATCATGTTAAACGAGGCTTTATTGAGATGAGATGAAAGTTGTGAATCTTGTCAGTGAGTTGGTCCGCAGTTgccaatttgaaagtgcTTTTATATCCTGTTTACACTGCAGTATAAGAAGAAGACTACAATCTGTCTATTGGTCTTGTCATGTGATGTCATAGATTTTCCAATGTTGTGTCAATACCAATGTCACAAAATGTGGTGCAtaaaatgaagaagaatcaaCTGTAATTTTTGTGACATTGTGTACCTAATTGGTGCATATACTCACCTTTGATGGCGCAGTCAAAAGAGCATTGCTTACTATTATAAGTGGAATTAAATTACAAAGTTTAAGGTTTAGctttcattcaattttataaGTCGAGCCCAATACTAGCTTTGTAGTTTATGATACTGGAGAATAGTAGTGTGTTTTTCATTAAAGTTAGAATGTAGTTACCCCTGTCACAAGACAACGGTAACtaaattcaatattttttttctcagacattttttaattttttttttcttggaCGTCACAAGATCtttaaattatcaacaatcaatagAATAGAACACACTAATCTTTAGATCACATACTACTTATTCCTCACACCAGCTGAATATTCCCTTTTTCTATTCATCGGGAGTACAGAGATTTATATATAGGGGAAGGGATACAATATCTATTTTGTGGATGCAATATACACTCGTTTTCAAGACCTCACTATAACTAGTACAGatcaccattgttgaaacattCTACCATGCAAAAGACACCTTCAATTACCTCAAAGATGCTACGAAACAAACGAAAGTTTAGAAAACCACTTATTCTTGTATTCGCTATCAATATAATATACATATTAACCTACTGTCTATCACGATCAGCCAACAAGAATGTCGATACTCAACAGATACATATATCCATAGATGGTTCAGACCTGCTACCGCAACTAGCTAATACTGATATAGACTATGCCAGGAAGTTAGAATATCTTCTAACGAACATGGAACCACCCAAACATACAACTACTCTCGTGAAATCACCAAAGGAGTTGAGCAACATTGTCAGCTCCAATCTCTTATATCAAGATGATAGATTCACTTTTGGCTCATTATTTGATCACATTCTAGCACAAGATGAAATTCCTAAATCCATACCATTTCAGTGGTCAGATTGGGTCGATTTGTCGTACTTGAATCATCAGTTGAATAAGCCATTCGACCAAAGACTAAAATGTTTAGATGTCATCCATGAAATGAATTTTGTTCCCTCTGGAGCTAGATCGAGAGCAAAATCAAACCCAAAGAGCGTCGGGTGTATAGACACCAAGGACCTCACTGATGAAGAGGTCAGAGATTTGGGCTTCCAAGACAAATCGGAATTACCGGGATTTATTCAGTTTCAACACACAGCAGTCACAACCACTGAGTATGTGAGGAATTTACAAGGTAAAACGTACTTGTTAACTCATCAACCGTTACCTTACAAAGTAATCTTTTTGAACgattttggtgatgatttacTGTTCGATGTATACAAGGGTCGTCCTGACACAACAAGAACCAAGTTCAATCTTgtgaaacaatttgaacagATTGCACCAAACAAAACTTATGAGTATAACCCACAACCAATTATCGAGTTACAAGAATCACATTTCACCTACAACCGCCTAATTCTTGCTCAAAAATGGAACCAACTTCGCTCAGCTCAAGAGCcacttgatcaattacaacaatcGTTTTTGAACTCAATAGTAActacaattgaaacaaagcCCTCGAAGAATCCCGAAACGCGCTATTTCAAAGAAGCTACATTGCACATGAACTTTGATAATTCAGATTCTGGATGGCATTATGATTGGCGTTTTTTTAATGGAAGATTGGGTGATAATGTTGATCGTACATCAATCATTATGGAAAGGTTACTGCGCAATTGGTTCAAATTCAGTGAAAAACATGGTATTATTAGTTGGATTGCTCATGGTCCATTATTAAGTTGGTATTGGAATGGAGGTACTTTTccttttgataatgatttggatatacaaatgccaattcaacatttgcTCAAATTGGGTGAACTTTATAATCAAACTTTGGTGGTTGAGGACCCACGTGAAGGGACTGGCAAATTTCTTATTGAAGTGGGGACATTTGTGCATAATAGacaaatatcaaaacgTGGTAATCATATAGATGCAAGATTTATTGACATTGATACGGGTGTTTATATTGATATTACTGGCTTGAGCACAAGTGGAGCTGCACCGTCATCAAACTATTATCAAAATGTCAATGACGATGTGGATGAAGGACCGGTGTTGGAAAAAGGTGCTGCCGTGTTTAACGATAGACGAGTCCACTTTTATAATTTACATCACCTATCACCATTAAAGCTAACCATGTTAAATGGTGTGCCTTGTTATGTTCCCAACTCAATAATACAACGTTTAAAATTCGAATACCCTAATCGTGCATTGACCAAAGTTGAATACAAAGAATGGtactttatcaacaagttACAAAGTTGGATACATGAACCGTCATTAGTGAAAGCGCTTGATCCAAATGACTACATGAAGTCAAATGGACGAGTCAATAAGACGAAATTAAAAAAgcttgttcaaaatttgtcagatgaagaaatttatcaaatcttgACAGAAAATCATCAAGTATTGATTGATTATTACCAATCACAAGCATTGGCTCAATACCATCAACGAGAAATACGTTACCTTTTCAAAGTCGATGGCTCCAAACACAAAAATGTGAATGATTTAACACAGGGAAAGATTTTGGATAATCCAAATTCACATCAAGAGCAAGAGTATATTAATCTTATTGAGCAAGGTGTTCGTTTGAAGCCACCAGTTAGAGAATCATTGTTTGAGTACGAGAAGGTGAATGGTCATAGAGACAAGTACAATCAACTAgcatttgaaaagttggatAAGATAGAGATTAGATAGAGGTAAGAGAATATAGAGGTTCAATGatacaaaattttctaTATTGTTAGTTTTTTGGATTAAAAGCGATATCCTCAGCATACCATATAAATATTGTACTCCACGTTTTACTAATTTGcctttgattttatttttatttttatttttcgCAACTATACCATTACCCCCAAAtatttttacaattttccaaaatgcCCGCAATTAATGAACCTTTGAGTTTACAAGAGCCAACAACCATGCAACTTGTACGCCAACGAGTGCCACCACCACCGTCATCaccacaacagcaacaacaacattaccaccaacaaaTGCATGAGGCACGCGGGTACCAGAAACAACCCAAACACCTGCCCATTTTGACCATCAAGAATTTATTTGATATACAATCGGAGTCGTCATCAGCATCAGCTACTTCACTGTTGCATTCTGATCACTCGTTGCAATCAACTTCTACTCCATTTAATCGAAGCAATACTAGTTCTATTTCCACTTATGATAATAATCACCATCACTCGCATCATAATCATCGGCACAAGggtttgaagaagttggaTTGTGGGTTAACAGTGGCAAACCTCATGCGTGATGATGAGACAagtatttttgaaaactcGCCTGTCGATGGCAAGGTCGTATTGGAAGTGTACGAACAGATAAAGAAACCATGTTTAGCTACAAGGGAACCACATTCATCACCATTGTCAAcaattaatttcaattttgaatttgataattggAGCTTGGATGAATTGCCACCCATGGATGATGGTAAATTTAGCGACAGAATTCAACTTGAATCTACAAATGACTTGAGACCAGAGATGTTACTGCTGTTGCCAATGCAAAGTGATATTGAGCAAGATTACTTTAGTGGTGACGCGATAAATCAAAGTTTAGAATTGAATTCCATGATTGAGAGTATGAAGGAGTTGACTTTATTGGATAGGTTTAAGGGAATGATTCGCAAAAATTCCACCAATATGCTCAAACGGTTGAATAGttcaagttttgatttgCTTTTATTTAAAAATGGAGAAAATGGAATTATGGATGGGTCTACACGCATAGcctcttcatcaccatcccccaacaagatcaaatttgaagagtTTGTAGCATCAGAGTCGGATGAGAAAGATCAAGGACAAGCACATACAATGCCATCGGCATCAACTTGCACTCCAACACCAATAACACCAAACAATTACCATCCAACCCAAAACCCTATCCACCgccatcaccatcatcatcagaagCACAGCAGAAGCAAACTATCATCATCGACACCGAAACGGAGGAAATCATTTTTGCACTTGCGTTCAGCTTCATTACCGTTCAATTTATTTGACTTCAAACTGAACTCCACCTCTACTACCAAAACCTCTTCTCCATTTCTTAATTCGCCAAaactgattttgaaatgtaaagtgaatcaaaattataatcaagaatcaattgaatcaatcaagCAAGACctgattcaatttgatgaattttg is part of the Candida orthopsilosis Co 90-125, chromosome 2 draft sequence genome and harbors:
- a CDS encoding Ald6 aldehyde dehydrogenase; translation: MLSRVLKTRGSLQVAKKSLNLQAIRSKTGISLSSTLSSYPKDHTEKGTEPYLTPSFLNNEFIKSESTEWFDIHDPATNNVVSKVPQSTESELDEAIASAHKAFPGWRDTSIIKRQSIAFKFAALLRENMDRLAGMIVLEQGKTFADAQGDVLRGLQVAEQACNITNDLKGETLEVSTDMETKMIREPLGVIGSICPFNFPAMVPLWSLPLVLVTGNTAVIKPSERVPGAAMVICELAAKAGVPPGVINIVHGKHATVNKLVEDPRIKALTFVGGDKAGKYIYEKGSALGKRVQANLGAKNHLVVLPDAPKQQFINALNGAAFGAAGQRCMAISVLVTVGKTKEWIQDIIKDASKLVTGSGFDPSSDLGPLVNPESLKRAEEIIEDSVANGAKLELDGRGYKPKDSKFANGNFLAPTILTNVKPGLRAYDEEIFAPVLSVVNVDTIDEAIELINANKYGNGVSIFTSNGGSAQYFTKRIDVGQVGVNIPIPVPLPMFSFTGSRGSFLGDLNFYGKAGVTFLTKPKTITAAWKVNTIDEEILKPSTSMPIQQ